In Sulfurospirillum tamanense, the sequence TTCGATAATGAAATTTACAGCATCCCTCTCTTTTTCTATTACCGTAGCCAATGCTTTTTTTTGCGTAATGTCACTCGCAATACCAAGATAGCCAACAACCGCATCCTCGCTATTTTTTAGGGATGTAATACTTAGTTCTACTGTTATTTTTACCCCATCTTTTCTTATGTACGTCCACTCTTTTTCATCATGCAATCCAATATCTGACCTTGCCCTAAAAACCTCAAAGCCTAACACTTCTCTTTTGAGCTCTTGTTTCAGAGCTACACCTCTCTCTTTTAGCTCCACGGGATCATGAAAAAGCATGGGGGTTTGTTTGTTAATTACCTCTTCTGCCTTATAACCTAAAATCTCTTCAGCTTTTTCGTTAAAGCTAGTAATCAAGCCATTGTTGTCTGTTGTGATTAGGGCGTGCGGGCTATTTTCTAGGAGTATTTTTTTAAATCTATTTTGCTCATCGAGCGTTTTTTGTAACTTTTTTTGATCAGTGATATCTCTAAATGTACACAAAAAATAGGGCTTGTTTTCTATGACGTGGGAGACAACGGTCACTTTAATGTCTAAGATTTTTCCATATTTTGTTTTGTGCTTTGTTTCAAAATCATCGCGCCCATTTTTGATGATGTTTTGTATATGTTGCTGGGTTTCTTCTGGGCTCTCAAGCGCTTCATAGTCTGAAATAGTAAGGTTTTCAAATTCGTCTTTTTCGTATTCTAGCTGAGCGTACGCGGCTTGGTTGAATAGCACAGGGAGCTTTGTGGCAGTGTCTATCAGTACAACCGCGTCAGGAAAAACTTCAAAAAGTTCTTTAAAATGCTTCTCTTCTATAGATTGCACTTTTCACTCCTTGTTTACCGCTACTTGATTTCTGCCACTTTCTTTTGCTTTGTAGAGCAACTCATCTGTGTATTTGTACATCTCATCTACATGTGTTATTGTGCTAGCATGCTTACATGTAAGGCCCATTGAGGCGGTGATATATGGACTTGTGCTACTGTATTCGTGTTTGAGTTTAAGGTTTTCTATGTTGCTTTTTAGCGTGTTGGCAAAACAAAGCGCACTTTCTCTTGTGTCAGCCTCATAAAGTACGCCAAATTCTTCACCACCAAGGCGAAATGCCAAATCATCTGCCCTTTGCAAACTCTTTTTTAAGCAAGCAGCAAACTCCACTAGCACGTCATCCCCTTCTTGGTGCCCATAGTTGTCATTGTAAAGTTTGAAGTGGTCTATGTCGATGAGCAAAAAACAGACCAACGCATCTTTTCGTTTGGCGCTGTTAATGACTTTTGGAAAAGTATCGTTAAAATGCCTTCGGTTAAAGATATTAGTAAGTCCATCGGTGATGCTTATCTCTTCTATCTTTTTTTTGTCGGTAATGTCTTCTCGTATGGCCGTATAGCCGATTTTTTTGCCATCTTTAACATCAGGAACAATATAGGCTTTTACCCAGTAAAACCCGCCCTCTTTGTTGCGATTTTTAATCTCCCCTTCCCAAGGTTTGTCTTGTGTGATGGTGCTCCACAAGGTTTTAAAAAATGACTCTGGCATGTCAGGATGCCTGATGAGGCGATGGTTCTCGCCCATGAGCTCTTCTTTGGTGTAGCCACTGATTTTGCAAAAAGCATCTGAAACATAAA encodes:
- a CDS encoding diguanylate cyclase — its product is MSNQQPTVLIVDDMQANLSILASMLKDKYRIKLAKSGEKALEIVSSGGVDLILLDVVMPQMDGYEVCVLLKSNPETKDIPVIFVTGNTSKEDEEKGFELGAVDYITKPSSPSTVRARVNAHINLRFRQIELEALSKAMQEQNETLARYTKVIDQYVITSSTDANGAIIYVSDAFCKISGYTKEELMGENHRLIRHPDMPESFFKTLWSTITQDKPWEGEIKNRNKEGGFYWVKAYIVPDVKDGKKIGYTAIREDITDKKKIEEISITDGLTNIFNRRHFNDTFPKVINSAKRKDALVCFLLIDIDHFKLYNDNYGHQEGDDVLVEFAACLKKSLQRADDLAFRLGGEEFGVLYEADTRESALCFANTLKSNIENLKLKHEYSSTSPYITASMGLTCKHASTITHVDEMYKYTDELLYKAKESGRNQVAVNKE